Proteins co-encoded in one Lysobacter solisilvae genomic window:
- a CDS encoding protein-L-isoaspartate(D-aspartate) O-methyltransferase yields the protein MRTLAPPVAGERPTPHPRAPARRAALLALLPALLLTLPATAEPPADPYAAQRHALVDALREEHDPRLSAQALAVMEQVPRHLFVPEDQRDEAYENRPLGIGYGQTISQPYIVALMTSLARPARDQRILEIGTGSGYQAAVLGAFGAQVYSMEIIEPLARAAAPRLQAWPNVHTRVGDGYYGWPEHAPFDAIVVTAAAGSVPPPLVAQLKPGGRMVIPVGGSFFTQVLMVVEKDASGLVSARQIAPVRFVPLTRSD from the coding sequence ATGCGCACCCTGGCGCCTCCCGTGGCTGGAGAACGACCGACGCCGCATCCGCGCGCGCCGGCGCGCAGGGCCGCGCTGCTGGCCCTGCTCCCGGCGCTGCTCCTGACCCTGCCGGCGACCGCCGAGCCGCCGGCGGATCCGTACGCCGCGCAGCGCCACGCGCTCGTCGACGCCCTGCGCGAGGAACACGACCCGCGCCTGTCCGCGCAGGCGCTGGCGGTGATGGAACAGGTGCCGCGCCACCTGTTCGTCCCCGAGGACCAGCGCGACGAGGCCTACGAAAACCGGCCGCTGGGGATCGGCTACGGCCAGACCATCTCGCAGCCCTACATCGTCGCGCTGATGACCTCGCTCGCCCGTCCCGCGCGCGACCAGCGCATCCTGGAGATCGGCACCGGCTCGGGTTACCAGGCCGCCGTGCTGGGCGCCTTCGGTGCGCAGGTGTATTCGATGGAGATCATCGAGCCGCTGGCGCGCGCCGCGGCCCCGCGCCTGCAGGCGTGGCCGAACGTGCATACGCGCGTGGGCGACGGCTACTACGGCTGGCCGGAGCACGCACCCTTCGACGCGATCGTGGTCACGGCCGCGGCCGGCTCGGTGCCGCCGCCGCTGGTCGCGCAGCTCAAGCCAGGTGGACGGATGGTGATCCCGGTCGGCGGCAGCTTTTTCACCCAGGTGCTGATGGTGGTGGAGAAGGACGCGTCGGGTCTGGTCAGCGCCCGGCAGATCGCGCCGGTGCGGTTCGTGCCGCTGACACGATCGGACTGA